In Caldisphaera lagunensis DSM 15908, a single genomic region encodes these proteins:
- a CDS encoding alkaline phosphatase family protein, translated as MKVLVLGLDGLSPQILKNALKKVDLPNLEKIIKKGETHSLLSIPPVTPIEWTSIATGVNPAKHGIWGFTKLIKIIDERKDANEKSYKKITAKWRYYTSKDVRFPRFFEISSFKRKNTLVINYPLTWPIEGNWNTANSDIISDTLISPRVETNRDDLKKFLKYFDPGLNPYDKTISYIKGFEKIIEEKSYELYTIILPFPDQAFHKDPDEVLNIRKRSRNIWEEIDSLLAFFLNFDNIFIVSDHGLAAYRKYANPLVPILYGNGYEKNMFTIAYTIVDKLSLYLKIPFRLIIKKTLIRKYFNFLRYRNELYKLNQIEAFTGYESEIEKIGFSHDMHDPADVWTTYFLNDEIRDEIIKIIKNDEVSKYVDIKKCEELFNGIYFPDFPSALFIPKFFNDTYLDFSRYPFSLSRLRLDLRTNHHIYGTFIAYGRGIKEKGKINLSSPLTNYDVSPTVLSSLGLQIPRGIDGKGIIEPIGNPFPYDIAMRIKKI; from the coding sequence ATGAAAGTATTGGTATTGGGTTTAGACGGGCTATCACCTCAAATATTAAAAAATGCATTAAAAAAAGTTGATTTACCAAATCTAGAAAAAATTATTAAAAAAGGAGAAACCCATAGCTTATTATCAATACCACCTGTTACACCAATTGAATGGACAAGTATAGCAACTGGTGTAAACCCTGCTAAGCATGGGATATGGGGTTTTACTAAATTAATAAAGATCATTGATGAAAGAAAAGATGCAAATGAAAAAAGTTATAAAAAAATTACTGCTAAATGGAGATACTATACAAGCAAAGATGTTAGGTTTCCTCGTTTTTTTGAAATTTCATCATTTAAAAGAAAAAATACTTTAGTAATAAACTATCCATTAACTTGGCCAATAGAAGGAAATTGGAATACAGCAAATTCTGATATAATAAGTGATACACTTATCTCGCCTAGAGTAGAAACCAATAGGGATGATTTGAAAAAATTTTTGAAATATTTTGATCCTGGATTAAATCCTTATGATAAAACAATCTCATATATAAAAGGATTTGAAAAAATTATTGAAGAGAAAAGTTATGAGTTATATACAATCATTTTACCCTTCCCTGATCAAGCTTTTCATAAGGATCCCGATGAGGTATTAAATATTAGAAAAAGGTCAAGAAATATATGGGAAGAAATAGATTCTCTATTAGCCTTTTTTTTAAATTTTGATAACATATTTATTGTATCAGATCATGGTTTAGCAGCTTATAGAAAATATGCAAATCCTCTTGTGCCCATATTATATGGTAATGGATATGAAAAAAACATGTTTACAATTGCATATACAATAGTTGATAAGCTTTCCCTCTATTTAAAAATTCCTTTTAGATTAATAATAAAAAAGACATTAATAAGAAAATATTTTAATTTTTTGAGGTACAGAAATGAATTATATAAGTTAAATCAAATAGAAGCATTTACTGGTTATGAAAGCGAAATAGAAAAGATTGGCTTTAGCCATGATATGCATGATCCAGCCGATGTATGGACTACCTATTTTTTAAATGATGAAATTAGAGATGAAATAATAAAAATAATAAAAAATGATGAAGTGAGCAAATATGTTGATATTAAAAAATGTGAGGAATTGTTCAATGGTATTTATTTTCCTGATTTCCCATCAGCTCTATTTATTCCTAAATTTTTTAATGACACATATCTTGACTTTTCTAGATATCCATTCTCTCTATCAAGGCTTAGATTAGATTTAAGAACAAATCATCATATATATGGTACATTTATAGCATATGGAAGGGGTATTAAAGAAAAAGGCAAAATCAATTTATCATCACCATTAACTAATTATGATGTTTCTCCAACAGTATTGAGTTCTTTAGGATTGCAAATACCAAGAGGTATAGATGGTAAAGGAATTATAGAACCCATAGGTAATCCTTTTCCTTACGATATAGCTATGAGAATTAAAAAAATATAA
- the glcT gene encoding glucose ABC transporter permease GlcT, which produces MKKQAYLMVIPTLFFSGLLLVTVVWNLWLSFQNWSILVHKPKFVGLSTYQFLFSQYFFKISTTHTIVFTIGLIAIGNLLGLFIAGLLYFIPSNVQRSIYLSIFIYPLAIASSTSALIWEWLLNPTIGIDWLLKLMHLPAPYWLGTPNMSLLSMVMIEIWAYTGLAALFYLAAFMGIDKSIIEAAKLDKAGNFKILFRILIPNSMNGFIISTALLFLFSFRLFTIPFVLGGSATSPTLMTYVMYVYNLFISEYFSASAAMAIIVTIIAAAVILPFAIFGLMKWVFKR; this is translated from the coding sequence ATGAAGAAACAGGCATACCTAATGGTAATACCGACACTATTTTTTTCTGGACTATTATTAGTTACAGTAGTGTGGAATTTATGGCTGTCTTTTCAAAATTGGTCAATACTTGTTCATAAGCCAAAGTTTGTAGGATTATCTACCTATCAGTTTTTGTTTTCCCAATATTTCTTTAAAATTTCTACAACACATACAATAGTATTTACAATAGGTTTGATAGCTATAGGAAATTTATTAGGTTTATTTATAGCTGGGCTTCTTTATTTTATACCAAGCAATGTACAAAGATCTATTTATCTTTCAATTTTTATATACCCTTTAGCAATAGCAAGTTCAACAAGCGCATTGATATGGGAATGGCTTTTAAATCCAACTATTGGGATTGATTGGTTATTGAAATTAATGCACTTACCAGCCCCCTATTGGCTTGGTACGCCTAATATGTCTTTGCTTTCTATGGTTATGATTGAAATATGGGCATATACCGGTTTAGCTGCTCTATTCTATTTAGCAGCATTTATGGGCATTGATAAATCCATTATAGAGGCAGCTAAATTAGATAAAGCTGGTAATTTTAAAATACTATTTAGAATTTTAATACCAAATTCTATGAATGGATTTATAATTTCAACTGCATTACTATTTTTGTTTTCATTTAGATTGTTTACAATTCCATTTGTATTAGGAGGTTCCGCAACTTCACCGACTTTAATGACTTATGTTATGTATGTCTATAATTTGTTTATATCAGAATATTTCTCTGCATCAGCAGCAATGGCAATAATTGTTACAATTATAGCAGCAGCAGTTATACTTCCATTTGCTATATTTGGCCTAATGAAATGGGTATTTAAGAGGTGA
- the glcU gene encoding glucose ABC transporter permease GlcU, protein MGSEIGDKKYKSENYYFRVIKYAILQLVAAALVILWLIPLYALFIGGLKSNIAAASTPALLPPSKPSGEAFYFVWHGFGGIYGLIGLEYPLIREALIALPVAALATLLGTMGAYFFYIIMDRHYILSTIGFAIISLATYLPIETTTVPLIQIVSSLHIYNTYYGVIFAYFMFYTPMAALLMSIFMPSIPKYLLEAAKIDGSNDWIVFWKVMMPLLVPGFLSTFIFTFLEIWNNFFIPILLVSNPNLMLLSIGVRQYAGGYAIIYNRSFAAGVIGSIVPLVIFILLGRYFIRGLAALGGGAKGI, encoded by the coding sequence ATGGGTTCTGAAATTGGTGATAAAAAGTATAAAAGTGAAAATTACTATTTTAGAGTTATTAAATATGCAATACTACAATTAGTAGCTGCAGCATTAGTAATCTTATGGTTAATACCCTTATATGCATTATTCATAGGAGGACTAAAATCCAATATAGCTGCAGCATCTACTCCAGCATTATTACCACCATCAAAACCAAGCGGAGAAGCATTTTATTTTGTGTGGCATGGCTTTGGAGGTATATATGGTTTAATAGGATTAGAATATCCTTTAATTAGGGAAGCATTAATTGCTTTACCTGTTGCTGCACTTGCTACATTATTAGGGACTATGGGAGCATATTTCTTCTACATAATAATGGATAGACATTATATTTTAAGTACTATAGGATTTGCAATTATATCTCTTGCAACATATTTACCAATTGAAACAACTACTGTTCCATTAATTCAGATAGTTTCAAGCTTACATATATATAATACATATTATGGAGTAATCTTTGCTTATTTTATGTTCTACACTCCAATGGCAGCTCTATTAATGTCAATATTTATGCCATCAATTCCAAAGTATTTATTGGAAGCAGCAAAGATTGATGGAAGTAATGATTGGATAGTTTTTTGGAAAGTTATGATGCCGTTATTAGTTCCAGGATTTTTATCAACATTCATATTCACATTTCTAGAAATATGGAATAATTTCTTTATACCAATTCTATTAGTTTCAAATCCAAATTTGATGCTTTTATCTATTGGAGTTAGGCAATATGCAGGAGGTTATGCAATAATTTATAATAGATCTTTCGCAGCAGGTGTCATAGGATCAATAGTTCCCTTGGTAATTTTTATATTATTAGGTAGGTATTTTATAAGAGGTTTAGCAGCTTTAGGAGGAGGAGCTAAAGGTATATAG
- the glcS gene encoding glucose ABC transporter substrate-binding protein GlcS, with protein MKDRGKGISKGALYGIIGIVIVVIVLGGVAAYYATKKPVTTTVPTVTTVTTSVPTVSTTTVTTSVPTTVSTTTAPVTTVSFLNWWGPEDPPGLEWIASNFSKEYPGYTVSYTSVPGAGGTVAQFVILGMIEADKPPNSFQAHYSPVMWSYVEVMPQLAKDFVNFTPIAQQTGFYNLAVKEGLLAGMFNGTMFSLPVEAHRAILLYYNPQLLRKYNISYPIMTVQQLVNDTEYLASKGVTNIWVVPGGDGGWDQLNLWENILLGLASEEYGPNGGAKILNEIMYGVINLSDPNIQSLINQTDYDFLLLTKYDYSGWQTGTWSSGLANIINGNAFFQTNGNWVTEYAYIWYHVNAYAPVPPYTNWTNVTLMEQPFPGTWGNYVVNEDSIAVPSVYNPAEQLAITFAKFWDSYNGMEIWTSSGKGVEVWSNGTDFYPTTAQWYDYVTFKNISATDPAAFTISPSDESLFTDTFSAMISQALALQNGGTAYISTFNSQFASIMHQQCSEWQTAAQNGFGFLGMKGSPFADYLPPWVNPTTYTYMSNYTCPSYTW; from the coding sequence TTGAAAGACAGAGGAAAAGGTATAAGTAAAGGGGCATTGTACGGGATAATTGGTATAGTAATTGTTGTAATAGTTTTGGGAGGTGTCGCAGCTTACTATGCAACTAAAAAGCCAGTTACAACGACAGTCCCTACTGTAACAACAGTCACAACATCAGTCCCAACGGTTAGCACAACAACAGTTACCACATCAGTTCCAACAACAGTATCAACAACAACAGCTCCAGTAACGACCGTTTCATTTTTAAATTGGTGGGGTCCTGAAGATCCTCCAGGTTTAGAATGGATAGCAAGTAACTTCTCTAAAGAATATCCTGGATATACTGTATCTTATACATCAGTACCTGGTGCAGGAGGAACAGTAGCACAATTCGTTATATTAGGTATGATAGAAGCAGACAAACCACCTAATTCGTTCCAAGCTCATTATTCTCCAGTTATGTGGTCATATGTAGAAGTAATGCCGCAATTAGCCAAGGACTTCGTTAACTTTACTCCAATTGCACAACAGACAGGATTTTATAATTTAGCTGTTAAAGAGGGATTATTGGCAGGCATGTTTAATGGAACAATGTTCTCATTACCAGTTGAAGCACATAGAGCTATATTATTGTATTATAATCCTCAATTATTAAGAAAATATAATATATCATATCCAATTATGACCGTGCAACAATTGGTAAATGATACAGAATACTTAGCATCTAAAGGTGTAACAAATATATGGGTCGTTCCAGGTGGCGATGGTGGTTGGGATCAGTTGAATTTATGGGAAAACATACTATTAGGATTAGCCTCTGAGGAATATGGACCTAATGGTGGAGCAAAGATTCTAAATGAAATAATGTATGGTGTTATTAACTTAAGTGATCCTAATATACAATCATTGATAAATCAAACCGATTATGACTTTTTGTTGCTTACAAAATATGACTATTCTGGATGGCAAACTGGAACTTGGTCTTCTGGGCTAGCTAATATAATTAATGGAAATGCTTTCTTCCAGACAAATGGTAATTGGGTCACAGAATACGCATATATATGGTATCATGTTAATGCCTATGCGCCTGTACCTCCATACACAAATTGGACAAATGTAACACTTATGGAGCAACCATTCCCCGGAACTTGGGGTAACTATGTAGTTAATGAGGATTCAATAGCTGTACCATCAGTTTATAATCCAGCAGAACAATTAGCTATAACATTTGCAAAATTCTGGGATTCATATAATGGAATGGAGATATGGACGTCTAGCGGAAAAGGTGTAGAAGTTTGGAGCAACGGTACAGATTTCTATCCTACAACAGCGCAATGGTATGATTACGTAACATTCAAGAATATTTCAGCAACAGATCCAGCTGCATTCACTATATCTCCGAGCGACGAATCTTTGTTTACAGATACTTTCTCTGCTATGATATCACAGGCATTAGCATTACAAAATGGTGGAACTGCTTATATTTCAACATTTAACTCACAATTCGCTTCAATAATGCATCAACAATGCAGCGAGTGGCAAACAGCAGCACAGAATGGCTTTGGATTCTTAGGTATGAAAGGTTCACCATTTGCAGATTACTTGCCTCCATGGGTTAACCCAACAACTTATACATATATGTCAAACTATACATGCCCCTCATATACTTGGTAA